A genomic segment from Acuticoccus sediminis encodes:
- a CDS encoding M48 family metalloprotease — translation MGDIVDRLLAAGSGGGRSVNVTILNSPAVNAFALPTGDVYVTRGLIALATDESELAAVIAHEIAHVTADHARARARQAEAAALARRVSEVVVDPGIAKDSRETADVSLATFSQQQELEADKIGVETLAKAGFDPFAAARFLHSMAQFAALPSLNAATETKPGFLSSHPSTPARVDHAKRVARQFGAPGIGQQQRSRYLRSLNGILYGDDPSEGFVRGREFAHVDLGIAFTVPEGYVLKNTSQAVLATDGEHTAIRFDAVGLPESTSLEEYLKSGWIKGLVDDSVRFDTVGGLEAATASALVEGWSFRIGVVRDRNRVFRFIFASSKPASAYEGAFRKTLASFRLLSPSQRAAMRPLRVRIVAVRPNESAATLAQRMTGVEAAMKLPLFNVLNGLGEHELAAGDLVKLITE, via the coding sequence GTGGGCGACATCGTCGACCGGCTGCTGGCCGCCGGCAGCGGCGGCGGCCGCTCGGTCAACGTCACAATTCTCAACTCCCCTGCGGTCAACGCCTTCGCGCTGCCGACCGGCGACGTCTACGTCACACGCGGCCTCATCGCGCTGGCGACGGACGAGAGCGAGCTCGCCGCCGTCATCGCCCACGAGATCGCCCACGTCACCGCCGATCACGCCCGCGCCCGCGCCCGTCAGGCCGAGGCGGCCGCGCTCGCCCGGCGCGTCAGCGAGGTCGTGGTGGACCCGGGCATCGCCAAGGATTCGCGCGAGACGGCCGACGTCAGCCTCGCCACATTCAGCCAGCAGCAGGAGCTGGAAGCCGACAAGATCGGCGTCGAGACGCTCGCCAAGGCCGGCTTCGACCCGTTCGCGGCGGCGCGCTTCCTGCACTCCATGGCCCAGTTCGCCGCCCTCCCCTCGCTCAACGCCGCGACCGAGACGAAGCCCGGCTTCCTCTCCTCGCATCCGTCGACGCCGGCCCGCGTCGACCATGCCAAGCGCGTGGCGCGCCAGTTCGGGGCGCCGGGGATCGGCCAGCAGCAGCGCTCGCGCTACCTGCGCTCCCTCAACGGCATCCTCTACGGCGACGACCCGAGCGAGGGCTTCGTGCGCGGGCGCGAGTTCGCCCACGTCGACCTCGGCATCGCCTTCACCGTGCCCGAGGGCTACGTCCTCAAGAACACCTCGCAGGCGGTGCTGGCCACCGACGGCGAGCACACCGCGATCCGCTTCGACGCGGTCGGCCTCCCGGAGAGCACGTCGCTCGAGGAGTACCTGAAGTCGGGCTGGATCAAGGGTCTGGTGGACGATTCGGTGCGCTTCGACACGGTCGGCGGGCTCGAGGCGGCGACCGCCTCCGCGCTGGTGGAGGGATGGTCCTTCCGCATCGGCGTCGTGCGGGACCGCAACCGCGTGTTCCGGTTCATCTTCGCCTCCTCCAAGCCCGCCTCGGCCTACGAGGGCGCCTTCCGCAAGACGCTCGCCTCCTTCCGCCTGCTCTCGCCGTCGCAGCGGGCGGCGATGCGGCCGCTGCGGGTGCGCATCGTCGCGGTGCGGCCGAACGAGAGCGCGGCGACGCTGGCGCAGCGCATGACGGGCGTGGAAGCGGCGATGAAGCTGCCGCTCTTCAACGTGCTGAACGGGCTCGGCGAGCACGAGCTGGCGGCGGGCGACCTCGTCAAGCTGATCACCGAATAG
- a CDS encoding exopolysaccharide biosynthesis protein, whose translation MVELNPDAAGPSRPGGTAEAPADLPTSETLRRLVAEIEGDDVSVDWLLGRLRQRAFGYALVLFALPSCLPMPPGIPTACGFVIALVSLQMIIGTDGLWLPQFLDRRRIGKATLERMVERASPWLKRLESVTRPRLRVMTGPVGSRLVGLLALLLAIIVMLPIPFVGNIPPAIATVVIGMGLTERDGLVVLVGLAVSAIALALCATFTVELVQLAWAWAFR comes from the coding sequence ATGGTTGAGTTGAACCCCGACGCCGCCGGCCCCTCCCGCCCCGGCGGTACCGCCGAAGCCCCCGCGGACCTTCCGACATCCGAGACGCTCCGCCGTCTGGTGGCGGAGATCGAGGGGGACGACGTCAGCGTCGACTGGCTGCTCGGCCGTCTGCGGCAGCGCGCGTTCGGCTACGCCCTCGTCCTCTTCGCATTGCCGAGCTGCCTGCCCATGCCGCCGGGGATCCCGACCGCGTGCGGCTTCGTCATCGCGCTCGTCAGCCTGCAGATGATCATCGGCACCGACGGGCTCTGGCTGCCGCAGTTTCTGGACCGGCGGCGCATCGGCAAGGCGACGCTGGAGCGGATGGTGGAGCGCGCGTCGCCGTGGCTGAAGCGGCTGGAGAGCGTCACGCGACCGCGCCTCAGGGTGATGACGGGGCCGGTCGGAAGCCGCCTCGTGGGGCTCCTGGCGCTGCTGCTGGCGATCATCGTGATGCTGCCGATCCCGTTCGTCGGCAACATTCCGCCGGCGATCGCGACGGTTGTGATCGGCATGGGGCTGACCGAGCGCGACGGGCTCGTCGTCCTCGTCGGCCTCGCGGTCTCGGCCATCGCGCTGGCTCTCTGCGCGACGTTCACGGTGGAGCTGGTGCAGCTCGCGTGGGCCTGGGCCTTCCGGTAG
- a CDS encoding argininosuccinate synthase — protein MTDLKKIVLAYSGGLDTSIILKWLQNTYGAEVVTFTADLGQGEELEPARKKAEMLGCKEIYVEDLRETFVKDYVFPMMRANALYEGVYLLGTSIARPLIAKRQIEIAHETGADAVCHGATGKGNDQVRFELGYAALDPKIKVIAPWRDWEFKSRTDLIEFARLNQIPVTKDKEGEAPFSVDANLLHSSSEGKVLEDPAVAPPSIVYQRTISPMDAPDKATEISIDFKEGDGVALNGEAMSPATLLTALNKLGHDNGIGRLDLVENRFVGMKSRGVYETPGGTIYHVAHRAMESLTLDRGAAHLKDELMPRYAELIYNGFWFSPERQMLQAAIDQSQKDVEGRVTLTLYKGNVIVSGRSSPKSLYQEKIVTFEDDAGAYDQKDAAGFIRLNGLRLRILADRDK, from the coding sequence ATGACCGACCTGAAAAAGATCGTCCTCGCCTACTCGGGCGGACTGGATACCTCGATCATCCTGAAGTGGCTGCAGAACACGTATGGCGCGGAGGTCGTGACCTTCACCGCCGACCTCGGCCAAGGCGAAGAGCTCGAGCCCGCCCGCAAAAAGGCGGAGATGCTCGGCTGTAAGGAAATCTACGTCGAGGACCTGCGCGAGACCTTCGTGAAGGACTACGTCTTCCCGATGATGCGCGCCAACGCGCTCTACGAAGGCGTCTACCTCCTCGGCACCTCCATCGCCCGCCCGCTGATCGCCAAGCGGCAGATCGAGATCGCGCACGAGACCGGCGCCGACGCCGTCTGCCACGGCGCCACCGGCAAGGGCAACGACCAGGTCCGCTTCGAGCTCGGCTACGCGGCGCTCGACCCGAAGATCAAGGTCATCGCCCCCTGGCGCGACTGGGAGTTCAAGTCCCGCACCGACCTCATCGAGTTCGCGCGGCTGAACCAGATCCCGGTGACGAAGGACAAGGAGGGCGAGGCGCCGTTCTCCGTCGACGCCAACCTCCTGCACTCCTCCTCCGAGGGCAAGGTGCTCGAGGATCCTGCGGTCGCCCCGCCGAGCATCGTCTACCAGCGCACCATCAGCCCGATGGACGCGCCGGACAAGGCGACCGAGATCTCCATCGACTTCAAGGAAGGCGACGGCGTCGCGCTGAACGGCGAGGCGATGAGCCCGGCGACCCTCCTCACCGCGCTCAACAAGCTCGGCCACGACAACGGCATCGGCCGCCTGGACCTCGTCGAGAACCGCTTCGTCGGCATGAAGTCGCGCGGCGTCTACGAGACCCCCGGCGGCACGATCTATCACGTCGCCCACCGCGCGATGGAGAGCCTGACGCTCGACCGCGGCGCCGCGCACCTCAAGGACGAGCTCATGCCGCGCTACGCGGAGCTCATCTACAACGGCTTCTGGTTCTCGCCGGAGCGGCAGATGCTGCAGGCCGCCATCGACCAGTCCCAGAAGGACGTCGAGGGGCGTGTGACGCTGACGCTCTACAAGGGCAACGTCATCGTCTCCGGCCGGTCGAGCCCCAAGTCGCTCTACCAGGAGAAGATCGTCACGTTCGAGGACGACGCCGGCGCGTACGACCAGAAGGACGCGGCGGGCTTCATCCGCCTCAACGGGCTGCGCCTGCGGATCCTCGCCGACCGCGACAAGTAA
- a CDS encoding SDR family oxidoreductase, which translates to MRQDGKVFIITGASSGIGEAAARLAAARGARLVLGARRGGRLDALVAEIEAAGGAAVAVPGDVAEEDVAAELVAVAARTFGGLDGAFNNAGTLGAMGPVPEMAPADWHAVIATNLTAAFHAARHQVPAMAARGGGSIVFTSSFVGHTIGLPGMGAYAAAKAGVIGLMQVLAVEHAAQGIRVNALLPGGTRTGMMSDPAAQAWAAGLHPVKRLAEPEEIAEAALFLLGGASSFVTGSAMLVDGGNSIFKP; encoded by the coding sequence ATGCGGCAGGACGGCAAGGTCTTCATCATCACCGGCGCCAGCAGCGGGATCGGCGAGGCGGCCGCCCGGCTGGCGGCCGCCCGAGGCGCCCGCCTCGTGCTCGGCGCGCGGCGGGGCGGGCGGCTCGACGCGCTGGTGGCCGAGATCGAGGCGGCGGGCGGCGCGGCCGTCGCCGTCCCCGGCGATGTCGCCGAGGAGGATGTCGCGGCCGAGCTCGTCGCGGTCGCGGCCCGCACGTTCGGCGGACTCGACGGCGCGTTCAACAACGCCGGCACCCTCGGCGCGATGGGCCCTGTGCCGGAGATGGCGCCGGCCGACTGGCACGCGGTGATCGCCACCAACCTCACCGCGGCGTTCCACGCCGCCAGGCATCAGGTGCCGGCGATGGCGGCGCGCGGCGGCGGGTCGATCGTCTTCACATCGTCGTTCGTGGGTCACACCATCGGGCTGCCGGGGATGGGGGCGTACGCGGCGGCGAAGGCCGGGGTGATCGGCCTGATGCAGGTTCTGGCGGTGGAGCATGCGGCGCAGGGCATCCGCGTCAACGCGCTGCTGCCGGGCGGCACGCGCACCGGGATGATGAGCGACCCGGCCGCGCAGGCCTGGGCGGCCGGCCTCCACCCGGTCAAGCGCCTCGCCGAGCCGGAGGAGATCGCCGAGGCCGCGCTCTTCCTGCTGGGCGGCGCATCGAGCTTCGTCACCGGCTCGGCGATGCTCGTCGACGGCGGCAACTCGATCTTCAAGCCGTGA
- a CDS encoding class I SAM-dependent methyltransferase, with product MTTATPTTPARQFKLKAEDRPAGSMTQSEAIQHHYDNDTRFFSLWLDPSLTYSSGRWFDPITGADLAADLTAAQDEKLRFHLDAAKVEAGTRLIDIGCGWGATLRGASQDRGAAYALGLTLSNDQLSHIESQGWPNVEARLQDAYTFTTDEPFTAAISIGAFEHFAKPNMTRPEKIEIYARFFETMAAALTTGARFSLQTIVWEDVDFEHSNTSLPETVFPESSIPYIEEVVEASAPTFRLVYLENDPKHYATTLQHWINNIKARQDDIIAEWGEEKYNFFYDYLRYSRLAFTRRKNSLARFVLQKR from the coding sequence ATGACGACGGCGACACCAACGACCCCAGCACGGCAGTTCAAGCTCAAGGCCGAGGATCGTCCTGCCGGGTCGATGACCCAGAGCGAAGCCATACAGCATCACTACGACAACGACACGCGCTTCTTCTCGCTGTGGCTCGACCCGTCCCTGACCTACTCCTCGGGCCGCTGGTTCGACCCGATCACCGGCGCCGACCTCGCCGCCGACCTCACCGCCGCCCAGGACGAGAAGCTCCGCTTCCACCTCGACGCGGCTAAGGTCGAAGCCGGCACGCGCCTCATCGACATCGGCTGCGGCTGGGGGGCGACCTTGCGCGGCGCGTCGCAGGACCGCGGTGCCGCCTACGCGCTCGGCCTCACACTTTCCAACGACCAGCTCTCGCACATCGAGTCGCAGGGCTGGCCGAACGTCGAGGCGCGGCTCCAGGACGCCTACACGTTCACGACCGACGAGCCCTTCACCGCCGCGATCTCGATCGGCGCCTTCGAGCACTTCGCCAAGCCGAACATGACGCGGCCGGAGAAGATCGAGATCTACGCCAGGTTCTTCGAGACGATGGCCGCCGCGCTCACCACCGGCGCCCGCTTCTCGCTGCAGACGATCGTCTGGGAAGACGTCGACTTCGAGCATTCCAACACGTCGCTGCCCGAGACCGTCTTCCCCGAATCCTCGATCCCCTACATCGAGGAGGTGGTCGAGGCCTCGGCGCCGACCTTCCGCCTCGTCTACCTCGAGAACGATCCGAAGCACTACGCCACGACGCTTCAGCACTGGATCAACAACATCAAGGCGCGGCAGGACGACATCATCGCCGAGTGGGGCGAGGAGAAGTACAACTTCTTCTACGACTACCTGCGCTACAGCCGCCTCGCGTTCACGCGCCGCAAGAACTCGCTCGCCCGCTTCGTGCTCCAGAAGCGCTGA
- a CDS encoding pyridoxamine 5'-phosphate oxidase family protein — MNVISSIEQLETHYGEVSAPARVKVAKTITPYYARWITASPFCALASVGPEGLDCSPRGDRGTVVEIVDETRLAMPDRRGNNRIDTLRNIVRDPRVALMFLIPGSPTVMRVNGRAFITADPDVLETYAMEGKPPRTVTFVDVDEVYFQCARAVNRAGLWSGALPDLDALPTVGQMLEAASSEIDGKFYDEEWPKRAKESLW, encoded by the coding sequence ATGAATGTGATCTCGTCCATCGAACAGCTAGAGACCCACTATGGCGAGGTTTCGGCACCGGCGCGGGTCAAGGTGGCAAAAACCATCACCCCCTACTACGCGAGGTGGATCACCGCGTCGCCGTTCTGCGCGCTGGCGAGCGTGGGGCCGGAGGGGCTCGACTGCTCGCCCCGCGGCGACAGGGGCACGGTGGTCGAGATCGTCGACGAGACCCGGCTCGCGATGCCGGACCGTCGCGGCAACAACCGGATCGACACGCTGCGCAACATCGTGCGCGACCCGCGCGTGGCGCTGATGTTCCTCATCCCCGGCTCGCCGACGGTCATGCGCGTCAACGGCCGCGCGTTCATCACCGCGGACCCGGACGTCCTCGAGACGTACGCGATGGAGGGCAAGCCGCCGCGCACGGTGACGTTCGTTGACGTGGACGAGGTCTACTTCCAGTGCGCCCGCGCCGTGAACCGGGCGGGGCTGTGGAGCGGCGCGCTTCCCGACCTCGACGCGCTCCCCACGGTCGGCCAGATGCTGGAGGCCGCCTCCTCGGAGATCGACGGCAAGTTCTACGACGAGGAGTGGCCCAAGCGCGCGAAGGAATCGCTCTGGTAG
- a CDS encoding DUF4870 family protein produces METHTSRPKQTSSLDQATDDLFGASSFNAMLVWSSFLVGFFVPITPFIGVVFAYINRRNSDPGLRTHYDAAITTFWVTLILGFIGGILTWILIGFPILFFLAIWTIWRSVRGMMKASSRRPMWPVYYVPV; encoded by the coding sequence ATGGAAACACACACGTCTCGACCCAAACAAACCTCGTCCCTGGATCAGGCGACAGACGATTTGTTCGGCGCATCGTCCTTCAACGCGATGTTGGTCTGGTCGTCGTTCCTCGTGGGATTCTTCGTGCCGATCACGCCGTTCATCGGCGTGGTCTTCGCATACATCAACCGGCGGAACTCTGACCCCGGTTTGCGTACGCATTATGACGCCGCGATCACGACCTTCTGGGTCACGCTGATTCTCGGCTTCATCGGTGGAATTCTGACCTGGATCCTGATCGGATTCCCGATCCTGTTCTTCCTGGCGATCTGGACGATCTGGCGCTCCGTGCGCGGCATGATGAAGGCCTCGAGCCGCCGGCCGATGTGGCCGGTCTACTACGTGCCGGTCTGA
- a CDS encoding J domain-containing protein has protein sequence MDFSGKEYDRIRASRRKGSGRGSGRDGGGAADASVIGRECAVPGCTEEGAYRAPKGRGKEGQYFWFCLDHVREYNKTYNYFDGMTDDDVLAYQRDAITGHRPTQPIGVRGRKARAARNTWSGMIDDPFGLFGQGDPHAAPQPEQETRRISAADRHAFEVMGLEPGASREAIKSRYKTLVKRHHPDANQGDRSSEDRLRSIINAYNVLRRAGYC, from the coding sequence ATGGACTTCTCGGGTAAAGAATACGACCGCATTCGCGCATCGCGCCGGAAGGGCTCCGGGCGCGGGAGCGGGCGCGATGGCGGCGGTGCGGCCGACGCGTCGGTCATCGGGCGCGAGTGCGCGGTCCCGGGCTGCACCGAGGAGGGCGCCTACCGCGCCCCCAAGGGTCGCGGCAAGGAAGGCCAGTACTTCTGGTTCTGCCTCGACCACGTGCGCGAGTACAACAAGACCTACAACTACTTTGACGGGATGACCGACGACGACGTCCTCGCCTACCAGCGGGACGCGATCACCGGCCACCGGCCGACGCAGCCGATCGGCGTGCGCGGCCGCAAGGCGCGTGCCGCCCGCAACACCTGGTCAGGGATGATCGACGACCCCTTCGGCCTCTTCGGCCAGGGGGATCCGCACGCTGCGCCGCAGCCCGAACAGGAGACCCGCCGGATCTCCGCCGCCGACCGCCATGCCTTCGAAGTGATGGGCCTGGAACCCGGCGCCTCCAGGGAAGCGATCAAGTCGCGATACAAAACGCTTGTAAAGCGTCACCATCCTGACGCAAACCAAGGGGATCGCAGCTCCGAGGATCGGCTGCGCAGTATCATCAATGCCTATAACGTTCTGAGACGCGCAGGGTATTGCTGA
- the cobS gene encoding cobaltochelatase subunit CobS codes for MSETPAAATKTPDMTVSAAQTFGIDSNMEVPAFSERTEHVPDVDPSYVFDPPTTKAILAGFKHNRRVMIAGYHGTGKSTHIEQVAARLNWPCIRVNLDSHISRIDLVGKDAIVVRDGAQVTEFRDGILPWALQTNTALVFDEYDAGRPDVMFVIQRVLEVSGRLTLLDQNRVIRPHPAFRLFATANTIGLGDTSGLYHGTQQINQGQMDRWSIVTTLNYLPHDVEVEIVLAKSPHYQGNGGQSIVSKMVRVADMTRNAFINGDLSTVMSPRTVITWAENSEIFGDIGFAFEVSFLNKCDETERGLVAEFYQRCFGKELSQGHNVVMN; via the coding sequence ATGTCAGAGACGCCCGCCGCGGCGACCAAAACGCCGGACATGACCGTGTCTGCGGCCCAGACGTTTGGGATCGACAGCAACATGGAGGTTCCGGCGTTCTCCGAACGCACCGAACACGTGCCCGATGTCGACCCGTCCTATGTGTTCGACCCGCCCACGACCAAGGCGATTCTCGCCGGCTTCAAGCACAATCGCCGCGTGATGATCGCCGGGTACCACGGCACGGGCAAGTCGACCCACATCGAGCAGGTGGCCGCACGCCTCAACTGGCCGTGCATCCGCGTGAACCTCGACAGCCACATCAGCCGTATCGACCTCGTCGGCAAGGACGCCATCGTGGTGCGGGACGGCGCCCAGGTGACCGAGTTCCGCGACGGCATCCTGCCCTGGGCGCTGCAGACCAACACCGCGCTCGTCTTCGACGAGTACGACGCCGGTCGTCCGGACGTGATGTTCGTGATCCAGCGCGTCCTCGAGGTCTCGGGCCGCCTGACGCTGCTCGACCAGAACCGCGTGATCCGCCCGCACCCGGCCTTCCGCCTGTTCGCGACGGCGAACACCATCGGCCTCGGCGACACGTCGGGCCTCTACCACGGCACGCAGCAGATCAACCAGGGCCAGATGGACCGCTGGTCGATCGTCACGACGCTGAACTACCTGCCGCACGACGTCGAGGTCGAGATCGTCCTCGCCAAGAGCCCGCACTACCAGGGCAACGGCGGGCAGAGCATCGTCTCGAAGATGGTGCGCGTCGCCGACATGACGCGCAACGCGTTCATCAACGGCGACCTGTCGACCGTGATGAGCCCGCGGACGGTGATCACCTGGGCCGAGAACTCCGAGATCTTCGGCGACATCGGCTTCGCGTTCGAGGTCTCGTTCCTCAACAAGTGCGACGAGACCGAGCGCGGCCTGGTCGCCGAGTTCTACCAGCGCTGCTTCGGCAAGGAGCTGTCGCAGGGCCACAACGTGGTGATGAACTAA
- a CDS encoding LysE family translocator translates to MIDQATLLTYVAIVLGFVFIPGPAVLLASARATTSGVKVGVATAAGIAVGDLVHTTMAIVGISAIIAASAMLFTAIKILGAVYLIYLGIQALRSGGETGTGAAVIRLTAGQAFRQAILAEVLNPKTAMFFLAFLPQFVQPANGAPALQLMVLGIVFVALGLIATVAFAVCAGHVGSVMRKNPAMVRWQRRIVGSIYCALGARLAFMDR, encoded by the coding sequence ATGATCGATCAGGCGACCCTCCTCACCTACGTCGCCATCGTCCTCGGCTTCGTCTTCATCCCCGGTCCCGCGGTGCTGCTCGCCTCGGCGCGGGCGACCACCTCCGGCGTGAAGGTCGGCGTCGCCACGGCGGCGGGGATCGCGGTCGGCGACCTCGTCCATACGACGATGGCCATCGTCGGCATCTCGGCGATCATCGCGGCCTCGGCCATGCTTTTCACCGCGATCAAGATTTTGGGCGCGGTGTACCTTATCTATCTCGGTATCCAGGCGCTGCGGTCGGGGGGCGAGACCGGGACCGGCGCGGCGGTCATCCGCCTCACCGCCGGCCAGGCCTTCCGCCAGGCGATCCTCGCCGAGGTGCTGAACCCGAAGACGGCCATGTTCTTCCTGGCCTTCCTGCCGCAGTTCGTCCAGCCGGCGAACGGGGCGCCCGCGCTCCAGCTCATGGTGCTGGGGATCGTGTTCGTCGCCCTCGGCCTCATCGCGACCGTCGCCTTCGCCGTATGCGCCGGCCATGTGGGGTCGGTGATGCGCAAGAATCCCGCGATGGTGCGGTGGCAGCGCAGAATTGTCGGCTCGATCTATTGCGCCCTGGGAGCCCGGCTTGCTTTCATGGACCGTTAG
- the cobT gene encoding cobaltochelatase subunit CobT: MAGPGDNAKRNKPGDTRHDAFRTAITGTMRAIAANPDLEVNFSSDKPALVGNVARLPEPPRRLTQKEISVTRGLGDSMALKLAAHDQNVHTRYAPAGPDARAIYDAVESARCDALGAKAMDGVAQNLSAMLEDKYFRGNYHEITDQADAPIEDALALLVREKLTGAKPPESAQKIVDLWRPWLEEKCGENLSALPDQITDQKGFATSIRDILAALDMAESMSEEQGEEQESEEGQAEVDSPDEGDGEVGDDESDENAAPQDSERSGEEETAEDVDVSEFTADDVRDDEMGDAEETTDGMRVDEPQSSGPPGSDYRVYTRQFDEIVHAEELCDTAELDRLRGFLDRQLQHLQGAVARLANRLQRRLMAQQSRSWDFDQEEGFLDTARLSRVVIDPMQPLAFKIERESDFRDTVVTLLLDNSGSMRGRPISVAATCADILARTLERCHVKVEILGFTTKAWKGGQSRDHWVQHGKKPSPGRLNDLRHIIYKAADAPWRRARRNLGLMMREGLLKENIDGEALMWAHERLLARPEQRRILMMISDGAPVDDSTLSVNAGNYLEKHMRAVIDEIENRSPVELIAIGIGHDVTRHYRRAVTIVDAEELAGAMVDQLAALFDDETEASPRRRGRRPGRRAA; encoded by the coding sequence ATGGCCGGTCCCGGCGATAACGCAAAACGAAACAAACCCGGTGACACGCGTCACGACGCGTTCCGGACGGCGATCACCGGCACAATGCGGGCGATCGCCGCCAACCCGGACCTCGAAGTGAACTTCTCGTCCGACAAGCCCGCGCTCGTCGGCAACGTCGCACGCCTGCCCGAGCCGCCCCGCCGTCTCACCCAGAAGGAGATCTCGGTCACGCGCGGCCTCGGCGACTCCATGGCGCTGAAGCTCGCCGCGCACGACCAGAACGTCCACACCCGCTACGCCCCCGCCGGCCCCGACGCCCGCGCCATCTACGACGCGGTGGAGAGCGCGCGGTGCGACGCCCTCGGCGCCAAGGCCATGGACGGCGTCGCCCAGAACCTCTCGGCGATGCTCGAGGACAAGTATTTCCGCGGCAACTATCACGAGATCACCGATCAGGCCGACGCCCCGATCGAGGACGCCCTGGCGCTTCTCGTGCGCGAGAAGCTGACCGGCGCCAAGCCGCCGGAGAGCGCACAGAAGATCGTCGACCTGTGGCGGCCGTGGCTGGAGGAGAAGTGCGGCGAGAACCTCTCCGCGCTGCCCGACCAGATCACCGACCAGAAGGGGTTCGCCACCTCAATTCGCGACATCCTCGCCGCGCTCGACATGGCCGAGTCCATGTCCGAGGAGCAGGGCGAGGAGCAGGAGAGCGAGGAGGGTCAGGCCGAGGTCGACTCGCCCGACGAGGGCGACGGCGAGGTCGGCGACGACGAATCCGACGAGAACGCCGCCCCGCAGGACTCCGAGCGCTCCGGCGAGGAGGAGACGGCCGAGGACGTCGACGTCTCCGAGTTCACCGCCGACGACGTGCGCGACGACGAGATGGGCGACGCCGAGGAAACCACCGACGGCATGCGCGTCGACGAGCCGCAGTCGAGCGGGCCTCCGGGTTCGGACTACCGCGTCTACACGCGCCAGTTCGACGAGATCGTGCACGCCGAGGAGCTGTGCGACACCGCCGAGCTCGACCGTCTGCGCGGCTTCCTCGACCGGCAGCTCCAGCACCTGCAGGGCGCCGTGGCGCGGCTCGCCAACCGCCTGCAGCGGCGGCTGATGGCGCAGCAGAGCCGCTCCTGGGATTTCGACCAGGAGGAAGGCTTCCTCGACACCGCGCGGCTCAGCCGCGTCGTCATCGACCCGATGCAGCCTCTCGCCTTCAAGATCGAGCGCGAGAGCGACTTCCGCGACACGGTCGTGACGCTCCTCCTCGACAACTCCGGCTCGATGCGCGGGCGGCCGATCTCGGTCGCGGCGACATGCGCGGACATCCTCGCCCGCACGCTGGAGCGCTGCCACGTGAAGGTGGAGATCCTGGGCTTCACCACGAAGGCGTGGAAGGGCGGGCAGTCCCGCGATCACTGGGTGCAGCACGGCAAGAAGCCGTCCCCCGGGCGCCTGAACGACCTGCGGCACATCATCTACAAGGCGGCGGACGCACCCTGGCGGCGCGCCAGGCGCAACCTCGGCCTCATGATGCGCGAGGGGCTCCTCAAGGAGAACATCGACGGCGAGGCGCTGATGTGGGCGCACGAGCGCCTGCTCGCCCGCCCGGAGCAGCGGCGCATCCTGATGATGATCTCCGACGGGGCGCCGGTCGACGATTCGACCCTCTCGGTCAACGCCGGCAACTACCTCGAGAAGCACATGCGCGCGGTCATCGACGAGATCGAGAACCGCTCGCCGGTGGAGCTGATCGCGATCGGCATCGGCCACGACGTGACGCGCCACTATCGCCGCGCGGTCACCATTGTCGACGCGGAGGAACTGGCGGGCGCGATGGTCGACCAGCTCGCCGCGCTGTTCGACGACGAGACCGAGGCCTCGCCGCGGCGGCGGGGACGCCGTCCCGGCCGCCGGGCCGCGTGA